The DNA segment CCGAGCGGATCGGGGAACGCCCGGGCCAGGCCACTGAGGACGAGCGCCGCCCCGCCCAGGGCGCAGACGACGGCCAGCGCCGCCAGGCGATACCGCTGGGTCACCAGGCCGCCGATGAAACCGCAGGCCGCCACGAACAGGACCAGCAGGATCACGCTGCCGCCGTCGGGTTGCAGCAGGCCGAAGACCTTGGCCCCGATCACCGTCCCGGCCAGGCCACCGACGAAGAAGAGCCCGACCCGGAAGACGAACCGGGCCAGGAGCAGCGCGATCAGACCGGCGGCCACCGCCACGAGCAAGGCCGTCGGCAGCGAGGCACCGAACGGCTCGGTGATCAGCCAGCCCACCGCCAGACCGGATCCGAAGACGGCGAGGTTCAGCGAGCGGACGCCTGCGAAACACAGCAGTACGCCGATGAGCAGCACTCCGAATCCTGACGTATCCACGCGGAAGAGCCTCCTGTTCCGAAGAGCCGTTCACCACACCACGGCCATGACGACGGCGACAGCCGGGCCGGTGGCGCGGGCACGTGGCGTGGTGAGCATCAGGATCACCGCGATGATCGGAATCGGGCTCAGTGCCACACCGATCGCCTCACCCATGCCCTGCACTCTGTCCGGTGCCGCACCGCGAATCATCATCCCGGGGAGGTGAGCGCGCAGTGGTTCGCCTCCACCGGGTTGTCACAGCAGCGTCGTCAGCACGCCGCCGTCGACGCGGACGGCCGTTCCGTTGATCGCCGAGGCGGCCGGGCTGGCGATGAACGTCACCGCGTTCGCGATCTCGGCCGGTTCGATGAAGCGCCCGAGCAGGGACGTCGCGGTGGCGCCGATGATCGCCGCCTTCATCTGCTCCTCGCCGATGGCCTGTGCCCCGGCCAGAGACTTCACCGTCCGAGCCACCCCATCGGAGTACGTCGGCCCGCCCAGCACCGAGTTGACGGTCACCGCCGTGCCCTTCGTGAGCTTCGCCAGCCCGTTGCCGACCGACAGCATCGCCGTCTTCGACGTCCCGTAATGAATCATGTCGGCCGGAACGTCGACGCCGGACTCGCTGCTCACGAACACGATCCGTCCCCAGCCCCGGTCGAGCATCCCGGGCAGCAACCGCCGCGCGAGCCGGACACCGCTGAGCACGTTGACCTCGAAGTACAGCCGCCAGTCGTCGTCCGAGATCAGCTCGAACGGCTTGAGCTCGAACAGCCCGACGTTGTTGACCAGGATGTCCACGCCCGGCAGCCGCTCGCACAGCCGGTCGACGTCCCCGGCGACAGCGAAGTCGCCGGCCAGCCCACTGACCGCCACGCCCGGAGCCTCGCGGCGCAGAGCCTCGACGGCCGCGTCCAGCCTCACCGCGTCACGCCCGTTGAGAATCACGTCGACGCCTTCCCCAGCGAGGGCCCTGGCGGTCGCGAAACCGATGCCCTGAC comes from the Actinoplanes sp. OR16 genome and includes:
- a CDS encoding DUF4203 domain-containing protein, whose product is MDTSGFGVLLIGVLLCFAGVRSLNLAVFGSGLAVGWLITEPFGASLPTALLVAVAAGLIALLLARFVFRVGLFFVGGLAGTVIGAKVFGLLQPDGGSVILLVLFVAACGFIGGLVTQRYRLAALAVVCALGGAALVLSGLARAFPDPLGFLRDPAGEVEAALTTVVWLAVAGTGWAVQRRQLAKTRR
- a CDS encoding SDR family NAD(P)-dependent oxidoreductase; the protein is MDLRLTGKTAFVSGSSQGIGFATARALAGEGVDVILNGRDAVRLDAAVEALRREAPGVAVSGLAGDFAVAGDVDRLCERLPGVDILVNNVGLFELKPFELISDDDWRLYFEVNVLSGVRLARRLLPGMLDRGWGRIVFVSSESGVDVPADMIHYGTSKTAMLSVGNGLAKLTKGTAVTVNSVLGGPTYSDGVARTVKSLAGAQAIGEEQMKAAIIGATATSLLGRFIEPAEIANAVTFIASPAASAINGTAVRVDGGVLTTLL